From Calothrix sp. PCC 6303, a single genomic window includes:
- a CDS encoding class I SAM-dependent methyltransferase: MQKSKSIQVPKPTRYQNAAIDYYTGLTGSYYLHYGYWEPLPSVGEELTLTRMRVAQEAYAAKVMSAIPQGIKTILDVGCGIGGNAIYLTERGFQVEGLAPDALQEERFIKNTNGQVPFYLTRFEDFQQNKSYDLVLFSESSQYIAVDDLAQGAARLLGSGGYLLIADMMRLDGDYKEGIFSNCHVVSELKLALEKAGFELVKDEDISKSIAPTIDLCIDVFQTFGLTTMKYIAELVAIAVPPLHAIGSWAFKRWLDKPIVEGLAARAIFEKHLCYKIQLWRFVGD, encoded by the coding sequence ATGCAAAAATCAAAGTCTATTCAAGTTCCTAAACCGACTCGCTACCAAAATGCAGCGATAGATTACTATACAGGACTCACGGGTTCTTACTACCTCCACTATGGGTATTGGGAACCACTACCTTCTGTTGGAGAGGAATTGACTCTGACTAGGATGCGTGTAGCTCAAGAAGCTTACGCAGCTAAGGTTATGAGCGCTATTCCCCAGGGGATAAAAACTATACTTGATGTGGGTTGTGGGATTGGTGGTAATGCAATATACCTGACTGAAAGAGGTTTCCAAGTTGAAGGATTAGCACCTGATGCACTTCAAGAAGAAAGGTTTATTAAGAATACAAACGGTCAAGTACCTTTTTACTTAACCAGATTTGAAGATTTTCAACAAAACAAATCCTACGACTTAGTTCTGTTTAGTGAAAGCAGCCAATATATAGCTGTTGATGATTTGGCTCAAGGTGCGGCTCGTTTACTGGGTAGTGGGGGCTACCTATTAATTGCCGATATGATGCGGCTTGATGGTGATTATAAAGAAGGTATTTTCTCAAATTGTCATGTTGTTAGCGAACTCAAATTAGCTTTGGAAAAGGCTGGATTTGAATTAGTTAAAGATGAAGATATTTCTAAATCTATTGCACCAACTATAGATTTGTGTATTGATGTTTTCCAGACTTTTGGACTGACAACGATGAAATATATTGCTGAATTGGTAGCTATTGCTGTTCCACCATTACATGCGATTGGAAGTTGGGCATTTAAACGCTGGTTGGATAAACCAATTGTTGAGGGATTGGCAGCACGAGCTATTTTTGAAAAACATCTTTGTTATAAAATTCAGCTTTGGAGATTTGTCGGTGATTGA
- a CDS encoding methyltransferase domain-containing protein encodes MSWLFPALGFIIALLILGIVVYLSTSRRYESSNTVANSYDEWTEDGILEFYWGEHIHLGHYGSPPQQKDFLAAKSDFVHEMVRWGGLDKLPPGTTVLDVGCGIGGSSRILARDYGFAVTGITISPQQVKRAQELTPQGVSAQFQVDDAMALSFPDGSFDVVWSIEAGPHMPDKAVFAKELMRVLKPDGLLVVADWNQRDDRQIPLNFWEKPVMQQLLDQWSHPAFASIEGFSELLEETGLVKGKTITADWTEETLPSWLDSIWQGIARPSGLVRFGASGFIKSLREVPTLILMRLAFGAGLCRFGMFRAVRGFSGK; translated from the coding sequence ATGAGTTGGTTGTTTCCTGCCCTAGGATTTATCATTGCATTATTAATACTGGGAATTGTAGTTTATTTATCCACATCTCGTCGTTACGAATCATCCAATACAGTCGCTAATTCCTACGACGAATGGACAGAAGACGGCATTTTAGAATTTTATTGGGGTGAACATATCCACTTAGGTCATTATGGTTCACCTCCACAACAAAAAGATTTTCTTGCCGCAAAATCTGACTTTGTACATGAAATGGTGCGTTGGGGTGGTTTGGATAAATTACCCCCCGGTACAACCGTTTTAGATGTTGGTTGTGGAATTGGGGGTAGTAGTCGAATTTTGGCGAGGGATTACGGGTTTGCTGTAACAGGTATCACCATTAGTCCCCAACAGGTTAAACGCGCTCAGGAATTGACTCCCCAAGGAGTTAGCGCTCAGTTTCAGGTAGATGATGCCATGGCACTTTCTTTCCCTGATGGCAGTTTTGATGTAGTTTGGTCGATTGAAGCTGGTCCCCACATGCCAGATAAAGCTGTTTTCGCCAAAGAACTGATGCGGGTCTTAAAGCCTGATGGATTGCTGGTTGTGGCTGATTGGAATCAAAGAGATGATCGCCAAATTCCTTTGAATTTTTGGGAAAAACCTGTGATGCAACAATTGTTGGATCAGTGGTCTCATCCTGCTTTTGCCAGTATTGAAGGTTTTTCTGAGCTTTTGGAAGAAACAGGATTAGTAAAGGGGAAAACAATTACAGCAGACTGGACAGAAGAAACACTTCCCTCATGGCTTGATTCTATTTGGCAGGGAATAGCTAGACCTAGTGGTTTAGTACGTTTCGGTGCATCTGGTTTCATTAAATCTTTGCGAGAAGTCCCGACCCTCATTTTGATGCGGTTAGCATTTGGTGCAGGTCTTTGCCGTTTTGGAATGTTCCGTGCTGTACGTGGATTTTCTGGTAAATAA
- a CDS encoding ubiquinol-cytochrome c reductase iron-sulfur subunit, which produces MNRRKFLNLFSISLFINLFPIFVAASYAAKPQSKKKPTKSTNWISIGTVAELDKAGQLFKAKSSLGAVLVVGTSKSKNLIAVNPTCTHLGCKVDWEAEEKIFLCPCHASEFTTTGKVQNGPATKPLPTYKTKIEGNKVMVGV; this is translated from the coding sequence ATGAATCGTCGTAAATTTCTGAATTTGTTCAGTATTAGCTTGTTTATCAATTTGTTCCCTATATTCGTTGCTGCAAGTTATGCAGCTAAACCCCAATCAAAAAAGAAGCCAACAAAATCTACAAATTGGATTTCCATCGGGACTGTTGCAGAATTAGATAAAGCAGGTCAATTATTCAAAGCTAAATCATCTTTGGGTGCGGTTTTAGTCGTTGGAACATCTAAAAGCAAAAATTTGATTGCGGTGAATCCAACTTGTACACACCTTGGTTGCAAAGTTGATTGGGAAGCAGAAGAAAAGATATTTTTATGCCCCTGTCATGCTTCCGAATTTACCACGACTGGAAAGGTTCAAAATGGACCAGCAACTAAACCATTGCCAACTTATAAAACCAAGATAGAAGGTAATAAGGTAATGGTGGGAGTTTGA
- a CDS encoding DUF1636 domain-containing protein produces the protein MSAHTIFVCTTCASKWENGNRVGESGGEKLLKRLQADYLNRESSAEFVIQAVECMSACSRSCVVSFAAPGKNTYLFGDISPELTPAEVDGVFSCATKYYLHPEGLLPWSERPEPLKKGILARIPSVSIPLEANNIQLELCN, from the coding sequence ATGAGCGCACATACAATTTTTGTTTGTACCACTTGTGCTAGTAAGTGGGAAAATGGTAATCGTGTCGGTGAAAGTGGTGGCGAAAAGCTGCTCAAACGCTTACAAGCAGATTATTTAAATCGTGAATCCAGCGCAGAATTCGTCATCCAAGCAGTGGAATGTATGAGTGCTTGTAGCCGTTCTTGTGTAGTTTCATTTGCTGCTCCTGGTAAAAATACGTATCTTTTCGGTGATATTTCCCCTGAATTAACTCCCGCAGAAGTTGATGGAGTATTTAGTTGTGCGACTAAATATTACCTACATCCAGAGGGTTTACTACCTTGGTCAGAACGTCCTGAGCCACTGAAAAAAGGTATCTTAGCAAGAATTCCATCAGTTTCAATTCCTCTCGAAGCTAATAATATTCAATTGGAACTGTGTAATTAA
- a CDS encoding tetratricopeptide repeat protein, which translates to MSIAFTFALSQNQTFELRCNYGNRRLDTEALGTLIDLCEAKYYTKDFDAPAELKKIGRELYQWFDGKEGWLRRGLESDSQALIYLDLIQTSEAEGLNPQTQKVALGLAHLPWELLHDGSRFLLIEASVLPVRSLVRNNNSFLATQNRPLRLLFMATSPEHPGVALLGFEQEETNILKATKDQPLTLVVEESGSVEELENLVRSYPEDYFDVFHLTGHGVIYTEKAFGKLLPKGKKIKDNTPCFITEDDLGKVVFTTAEDLGKAFVKGNSRKFPRVIFLSGCHTGQLADGGTVPSMAQALVKQGAAVVLGWARPVYDTTGIIAATAIYQALATGATIEEAIIAAHQEMLAQECSDGHLLRVYRDTREIGGLVTSLFTKKREKLKFTASESEFLDENNIVKVASRGEFVGRRRALQRCLRALRETSDETGVFIAGMGGLGKSSLAARLCTRVQAQRENFERVVLVGVVDEVGLIGKLASKYQRFAGVPALLNEPGMSLQGRLQNFFEHIEQELDKPLLLVLDDFEQNIPKTNVKDGSLRMTTEAYRVLEAICAALAENQAESRLIVTCRYLEKETLPAHNLHLERLAGMGESDIDKIYREFDEGVREQVQKNRIIKIADGNPRLLKWLVDILRQPGILGNISGDELLVKLEGKQQEFRENILAETLLAGLEDEEREFLARLSVFRLPVTSAIIQNVETRYIASHRPNPPSNENPTLQQDLAFSENSMQETRNFASLHNNWLGRLISLSLVESATVYATQQPEYRVTTVLEPLLQTVLTAEEWQSTKKAATQSIYKTWWEDSGDTYNEEQSREIVRLAVLAEEKEIAVTVGDEIGNSWVSHNRYVEAEELCREILQLGSDYRILATIARAEDTLGLVENAMNHYQTALELSPEDNLIKKAIILHNMASLKVQQGDIEGAFVLYNQSLQIYESINNVGGKAATLHAIAGLKATQGDIEGAIALYNQSLQITESINDVQGKAATLHALAGLKATQGEIEDAIALYNQSLQIKESINNVKGKATTLHEIAGLKAQQGEIEDAIALYDQSLQIKESINDVQGKAATLHQLAGLKAQQGEIEDAIALYNQSLQITDSINDVQGKATTLHQLAGLKAQQGEIEDAIALYNQSLQIRESINDVEGKAATLNNMAYLAGEIGDTARGLEL; encoded by the coding sequence ATGTCCATAGCCTTCACCTTTGCCCTAAGCCAAAACCAAACCTTTGAACTGCGCTGTAATTACGGTAATCGTCGCTTGGATACGGAAGCCCTAGGGACGTTGATTGATTTGTGTGAAGCAAAGTATTATACCAAAGATTTCGATGCACCCGCAGAGTTAAAGAAAATCGGACGGGAATTGTATCAATGGTTCGATGGGAAGGAAGGTTGGTTGCGTCGGGGTTTGGAGAGTGATAGTCAAGCTCTAATTTATCTCGATTTAATTCAGACTAGTGAAGCAGAGGGATTAAACCCACAAACTCAGAAAGTGGCATTAGGGTTGGCACATTTACCTTGGGAATTATTACACGATGGTTCGCGGTTCTTACTGATAGAAGCCAGTGTTTTGCCCGTGCGATCGCTTGTTAGAAACAACAATAGTTTTTTAGCAACACAAAATCGTCCGTTGCGGTTGTTGTTTATGGCAACTTCCCCAGAACATCCTGGTGTTGCACTTTTGGGTTTTGAGCAGGAAGAGACGAATATTCTCAAAGCGACAAAAGACCAACCTCTGACTTTGGTGGTGGAAGAAAGCGGTTCTGTTGAGGAATTGGAAAACTTGGTGCGATCGTATCCTGAAGATTATTTTGATGTATTTCATCTCACTGGGCATGGGGTGATTTATACGGAAAAAGCTTTTGGAAAGTTACTACCCAAAGGTAAGAAAATCAAAGATAATACACCTTGTTTTATTACCGAGGATGATTTGGGCAAGGTTGTATTTACGACTGCGGAAGATTTGGGCAAAGCATTTGTTAAAGGTAATTCTAGAAAGTTTCCCAGGGTAATTTTCCTGTCGGGATGTCATACCGGACAATTGGCAGATGGGGGAACTGTTCCGTCGATGGCACAGGCTTTGGTAAAACAAGGTGCTGCGGTAGTATTAGGTTGGGCGCGTCCGGTTTATGATACAACGGGTATTATTGCCGCAACTGCGATTTATCAAGCTTTGGCAACTGGTGCGACGATAGAGGAAGCGATAATTGCCGCACACCAGGAAATGCTCGCACAGGAATGTTCTGATGGGCATTTACTGCGGGTTTATCGCGATACGCGGGAAATTGGCGGTTTGGTGACATCGTTGTTTACCAAGAAACGGGAAAAGCTGAAATTTACAGCTTCCGAATCGGAATTTTTGGATGAGAATAATATTGTCAAAGTTGCCAGTCGTGGGGAATTTGTTGGACGTAGACGCGCTTTACAAAGGTGTTTAAGAGCATTGCGGGAAACCAGCGACGAGACTGGGGTATTTATTGCCGGGATGGGGGGATTGGGTAAAAGTTCTTTGGCAGCAAGGTTATGTACAAGGGTACAAGCACAACGGGAGAATTTTGAGCGGGTTGTGTTAGTTGGTGTGGTTGATGAGGTAGGTTTAATTGGGAAATTGGCGAGTAAATATCAGCGATTTGCTGGTGTTCCGGCACTTTTGAATGAGCCGGGAATGAGTTTACAAGGACGATTACAGAACTTTTTTGAACATATTGAGCAGGAATTAGACAAGCCGTTATTATTGGTTTTGGATGACTTCGAGCAGAATATTCCCAAAACGAATGTGAAAGATGGTAGTTTGCGGATGACGACGGAAGCTTACCGGGTTTTAGAGGCGATTTGTGCGGCTTTGGCAGAAAATCAGGCAGAGAGTCGCTTGATTGTGACTTGTCGATATTTGGAAAAAGAGACTTTACCAGCGCATAATCTGCATTTGGAAAGATTAGCGGGGATGGGTGAAAGTGATATTGATAAGATTTATCGTGAATTTGATGAGGGAGTTAGGGAACAGGTACAGAAAAATCGGATAATTAAAATTGCCGACGGAAATCCGAGGTTATTGAAGTGGTTGGTGGATATATTGCGGCAACCGGGAATTTTGGGAAATATTTCCGGGGATGAGTTATTGGTGAAATTGGAAGGGAAACAGCAGGAATTTCGCGAGAATATTTTGGCTGAGACGCTTTTGGCTGGGTTGGAGGATGAGGAAAGGGAATTTTTAGCGCGGTTGAGCGTATTTCGATTACCAGTCACATCCGCAATTATCCAAAATGTAGAGACGCGATACATCGCGTCTCATCGACCAAACCCCCCATCCAACGAAAATCCCACGTTACAGCAAGATTTGGCGTTTTCCGAAAATTCCATGCAAGAGACGCGAAATTTCGCGTCTCTACATAATAATTGGTTGGGACGGTTAATCAGTCTCAGTCTCGTGGAATCTGCCACGGTTTACGCGACACAGCAGCCAGAATATCGCGTGACGACGGTTTTAGAGCCGTTGTTGCAAACTGTGTTGACAGCAGAGGAATGGCAAAGCACCAAAAAAGCCGCAACCCAGAGTATTTATAAAACCTGGTGGGAAGATTCGGGAGATACCTACAACGAAGAACAATCGCGGGAAATCGTCAGGTTAGCGGTGTTGGCAGAAGAGAAAGAAATTGCCGTCACCGTCGGGGATGAGATAGGGAATAGCTGGGTGAGTCATAATCGCTATGTAGAAGCAGAGGAATTGTGTCGAGAAATTCTCCAACTAGGGTCAGATTACCGTATTTTAGCCACTATTGCCAGAGCAGAAGATACTTTAGGTTTAGTTGAGAATGCGATGAATCATTATCAAACAGCCTTAGAACTTAGCCCAGAGGATAATTTAATAAAAAAAGCCATAATCCTGCACAACATGGCTAGTTTAAAAGTGCAACAGGGAGATATTGAAGGAGCGTTCGTGCTTTACAACCAATCCCTGCAAATCTATGAATCCATCAACAATGTGGGAGGAAAAGCCGCAACCCTCCACGCAATCGCAGGATTAAAAGCAACCCAGGGAGATATTGAAGGAGCGATCGCACTTTACAACCAATCCTTACAAATCACAGAATCCATCAATGATGTCCAAGGGAAAGCTGCCACACTGCACGCACTTGCAGGATTAAAAGCAACCCAGGGAGAAATTGAAGATGCGATCGCACTTTACAACCAATCCTTACAAATCAAAGAATCCATCAACAATGTGAAAGGGAAAGCTACTACCCTCCACGAAATCGCAGGATTAAAAGCACAACAGGGAGAAATTGAAGATGCGATCGCACTTTACGACCAATCCTTACAAATCAAAGAATCCATCAACGATGTGCAAGGGAAAGCTGCTACCCTCCACCAACTTGCAGGTTTAAAAGCACAACAGGGAGAAATTGAAGATGCGATCGCACTTTACAACCAATCCTTACAAATCACAGATTCCATCAATGATGTGCAAGGGAAAGCAACTACCCTCCACCAACTTGCAGGATTAAAAGCACAACAGGGAGAAATTGAAGATGCGATCGCGCTTTATAACCAATCGTTGCAAATCAGAGAATCCATCAACGATGTGGAAGGGAAAGCTGCCACGCTCAACAACATGGCTTATTTAGCTGGAGAAATAGGAGACACTGCTAGGGGATTAGAACTATAG
- the topA gene encoding type I DNA topoisomerase, with amino-acid sequence MPKRLLVVESPGKVKKLSQILGNDWIVRASCGHIRELSNDGEDSLGFTMDGETVKCRYIPRDQQAKERIQQLKNAVRQVSEVVLATDPDREGETIAWHLQEALGLKAPQRVVYTEITDAAVRNAIAHPRKLDLDLIGAGLCRDCLDKLVGYKGSPLVWALNNGAKSVGRVQSATLHLICQREREILKFVPQDYWSVWVDYAEGFRAFYQRMLNSAQGSQEGDGEIHDDAVTKKVDVAESTRVLSAAEADKLVEIAKANPHKIIQYEGKISSRQPPPAFITSTLQQAAGSRLKLAPEKTMQVAQKLYEAGLITYMRTDSVMLSPEFCDSARKWLTENDPENVPQKLATHRSSKTAQEAHEAIRPTDVFRPSAQLRLELTGDEFDLYVMIWKRAIASQCRPAQLRKTVVVIQSGEVLWQARGQVVEFYGYAKYWANISKDTILPTLHQGQILTLVDAGHEKKQTQPPPRYSEPKLVQLMERKGIGRPSTYSPTIATLKKRDYVQLVKESLQPTTLGMEVDDFLGKALPDLLETEFTANMEQSLDAIASGKQPWQKYLTNWHQSYFAPALAKAKTIPITASSIPKSNFTAQRNYDKSRTRCPQCQNHLAKIPSTKVKKKYFLKCVSGCDNVVLFWNEYNKTWQAPKSQSSATTNQAEVKTPINNSESQPPATKKVRKTAKSAKSNTKDFTHPCPVCQQPLEEYAYTKDGQDKTMLRCSDPKSRSDSKHKEAVYFTTQKGWWSPKFGELKTTKGK; translated from the coding sequence ATGCCGAAGCGCCTTCTTGTGGTTGAATCCCCTGGCAAAGTGAAGAAACTAAGCCAAATTTTGGGGAATGACTGGATTGTGCGGGCAAGTTGTGGACATATTCGGGAACTCAGTAATGATGGTGAGGATTCGCTGGGTTTTACCATGGATGGGGAAACTGTAAAATGTCGCTATATTCCTCGTGATCAACAAGCAAAGGAAAGAATTCAACAACTGAAGAATGCTGTGAGGCAGGTGAGTGAGGTTGTTTTAGCTACTGATCCGGATCGGGAAGGGGAAACAATTGCTTGGCATTTGCAGGAAGCTTTGGGTTTGAAAGCGCCGCAACGAGTGGTTTATACTGAGATAACTGACGCTGCCGTGCGGAATGCGATCGCACATCCCAGAAAATTGGATTTAGATTTGATTGGTGCTGGGTTATGTCGGGATTGTTTGGATAAGTTGGTTGGTTATAAGGGGAGTCCGTTGGTTTGGGCTTTGAATAATGGGGCTAAAAGTGTCGGACGTGTTCAGAGTGCCACCCTCCATCTAATTTGCCAGCGGGAACGGGAAATTTTGAAGTTTGTCCCCCAAGACTATTGGAGTGTCTGGGTGGACTACGCAGAGGGGTTTAGAGCCTTCTATCAGAGGATGCTAAATTCTGCCCAGGGTTCCCAGGAAGGAGATGGGGAAATTCACGATGATGCAGTCACCAAGAAAGTAGATGTGGCAGAATCAACCCGTGTACTTTCGGCAGCAGAAGCAGATAAATTGGTGGAAATTGCCAAAGCAAATCCCCACAAAATCATTCAATATGAGGGGAAAATCAGCAGTCGTCAACCTCCCCCAGCTTTTATTACTTCCACCCTTCAACAAGCTGCGGGTTCGCGGTTAAAGTTGGCTCCAGAGAAGACTATGCAGGTAGCACAGAAACTCTATGAGGCTGGTTTAATTACTTATATGCGGACAGATTCGGTGATGTTGAGTCCGGAGTTCTGTGATAGCGCTCGCAAGTGGTTGACAGAAAATGACCCGGAAAATGTCCCCCAAAAACTGGCGACACATCGCAGTAGTAAAACTGCTCAAGAAGCACATGAAGCAATTCGTCCCACAGATGTATTTCGTCCCTCCGCACAGTTGAGATTGGAATTAACTGGCGATGAATTCGACTTATATGTGATGATCTGGAAAAGAGCGATCGCATCCCAATGTCGTCCCGCACAACTCCGTAAAACTGTAGTAGTTATTCAATCGGGGGAAGTTCTCTGGCAAGCGAGAGGGCAAGTGGTGGAATTTTATGGGTATGCTAAATATTGGGCAAACATCAGCAAAGATACGATTTTACCGACTCTACACCAGGGACAGATTCTCACCTTAGTTGATGCCGGACATGAGAAAAAACAAACCCAACCACCCCCACGTTACAGCGAACCCAAATTAGTCCAGTTGATGGAACGCAAAGGAATTGGTCGTCCTAGTACCTATTCTCCCACCATTGCAACATTAAAAAAACGGGATTATGTGCAGTTAGTTAAGGAAAGCTTACAACCCACAACCCTGGGGATGGAAGTTGATGACTTTTTAGGCAAAGCATTACCCGACTTACTGGAAACCGAATTCACAGCAAACATGGAACAATCCTTAGACGCGATCGCATCCGGGAAACAACCCTGGCAAAAGTATCTCACCAATTGGCACCAAAGTTACTTTGCCCCAGCTTTAGCTAAAGCTAAAACTATTCCCATTACTGCATCTAGCATTCCCAAGTCTAATTTTACGGCACAGCGCAACTATGACAAATCCCGGACTCGCTGTCCCCAATGTCAAAATCACCTCGCCAAAATTCCCAGCACAAAGGTGAAAAAGAAGTACTTTCTCAAATGTGTCAGCGGTTGCGATAATGTGGTTCTATTTTGGAATGAATATAACAAAACCTGGCAAGCACCCAAAAGTCAAAGTAGTGCAACAACTAACCAAGCAGAAGTTAAAACACCAATAAATAATTCTGAGTCTCAGCCACCAGCAACCAAAAAAGTCAGAAAAACTGCAAAATCGGCAAAATCAAATACCAAAGATTTCACACATCCCTGTCCAGTTTGTCAGCAACCTTTGGAAGAATATGCATACACCAAAGATGGACAAGATAAAACCATGCTGCGCTGTTCAGATCCCAAATCTCGCAGTGATAGCAAACATAAGGAAGCAGTTTATTTTACGACTCAAAAAGGTTGGTGGAGTCCCAAGTTTGGCGAATTGAAGACGACAAAAGGTAAGTAA